A single window of Pseudomonas lijiangensis DNA harbors:
- a CDS encoding alpha/beta hydrolase family protein — translation MSVRSESIEIDVENQSISGTILTPGAKIPGILFVHGWGGSQQRDLARAKNITGLGCVCLTFDLRGHERTHELRATVSREQSLNDLLAAYDRLASHPAVDKEEIAVIGSSYGGYLATILSSMRPVKWLALRVPALYWDADWEMPKQELDRDKLAHYRRSALTAADNRALAACKDFKGDVLLIESEQDDYVPHATLMSYRSAFERAHSLTYRLVDGADHALSSDLSQSLYSSMLTNWISEMVIGARLVNYPHHSAKYS, via the coding sequence ATGAGTGTGCGCAGTGAAAGCATCGAGATAGACGTTGAAAACCAGTCCATATCCGGAACCATCCTGACTCCCGGCGCGAAGATACCCGGCATCCTCTTCGTTCACGGCTGGGGCGGCAGTCAACAGCGCGACCTGGCCCGCGCCAAGAACATCACCGGCCTTGGCTGTGTGTGCCTGACCTTCGACCTGCGCGGTCATGAGCGCACCCATGAGCTGCGCGCCACCGTCTCACGGGAGCAGAGCCTGAACGATCTGCTGGCGGCCTATGATCGGCTGGCCAGCCATCCGGCGGTGGACAAAGAAGAAATTGCCGTTATCGGCAGCAGCTATGGCGGATACCTGGCCACCATTCTCAGTTCCATGCGCCCGGTCAAATGGCTCGCCTTGCGCGTACCGGCACTGTACTGGGATGCCGACTGGGAGATGCCCAAGCAAGAGCTTGATCGCGACAAGCTTGCGCACTACAGGCGCTCGGCCCTGACCGCCGCCGACAATCGAGCTCTGGCAGCCTGCAAGGATTTCAAGGGTGATGTATTGCTGATCGAGTCAGAACAGGACGACTACGTGCCCCATGCCACGCTGATGAGCTATCGCAGCGCTTTCGAGCGCGCCCATTCACTGACTTATCGGCTGGTGGATGGCGCCGACCATGCGCTGAGCAGTGATCTCAGCCAGAGCCTTTACAGCTCCATGCTGACGAACTGGATCAGCGAAATGGTCATCGGCGCACGGTTGGTCAATTACCCTCACCATTCGGCGAAGTATTCCTGA
- a CDS encoding PLD nuclease N-terminal domain-containing protein, giving the protein MPWISESGLWLFTALVALIVLADIWAVLRVRKSDTSSSNKLMWFIVIVAVPVIGVLLWVLTGPRHVSKPANPAQEASKY; this is encoded by the coding sequence ATGCCTTGGATATCTGAAAGTGGTTTATGGCTCTTTACGGCATTGGTCGCACTCATTGTGCTGGCCGATATCTGGGCTGTGCTGCGGGTGCGTAAGAGCGACACATCCTCCAGCAACAAATTGATGTGGTTCATCGTGATTGTTGCCGTGCCGGTGATCGGTGTGCTGCTGTGGGTACTGACCGGGCCACGGCATGTCTCCAAACCTGCGAACCCGGCTCAGGAAGCCAGCAAGTATTGA